The Methylocaldum marinum genome includes the window ACGATCTGGACGTCGCTGCGAAGGCGATCGTGGACGAGGCCTATCGGCAAGGCAGTCCGGATAATCTCACGGTTCAGGTCGTCGCGATATCAAACTTGCCCGGGCAGGACGCGGATGAGGTTTGTCAGCAGTCAACCGAACTGCCGTTCCCGCCGATCCTGGAAGCCAGAATGGTTTTTGATGGCTACAAAATTGTCAGGGAGGTGCATGCCAGCAGTCGCAGCCACGTTTATCTGGCGGTTGATAATGAAACCGGCACGCCGGTCGCCATCAAAACGCCATCAATCGATCTTCGGGATGATCAGGCTTATTTGGATAGATTCTTGATGGAAGAGTGGATTGCCCGGCGTATCAATAGTGCGTATGTACTGAAGCCCTGCGCGCAAACACGGAAACGCGGCTATCTCTATATCGTCACCGAATTTATTGATGGCCGGACATTGACACAGTGGATGATCGACAACCCGAAGCCGGACCTGGAAACCGTGCGCGGCATCGTTGAACAAATCGCCAAAGGATTACGCGCTTTTCACCGGCTCGAAATGCTGCATCAGGACCTGAGACCTGACAATGTCATGATCGACAACACCGGCACGGTGAAGATTATTGATTTCGGTTCGACGCAAGTTGCCGGCCTGATGGAGATTACAACACCTATTGCACGAAGCCATCTACTGGGCACCGCACAATATACAGCCCCGGAATATTTTCTAGGCGAAAGCGGGACAACGTACTCGGATATGTTTTCTTTAGGCGTTATCGCGTATCAAATGTTGTCGGGGGAACTCCCTTACGGCACCGAGGTCCCCAAAGCCATGACCAGAGCCGCACAAAAGAAGTTAACCTATCGCTCCATACTCCATGACGAAAGGGAAATTCCTGCCTGGATCGATGATGTGCTCAGGAAAGCAGTACATCCGAACCCTTATCGGCGTTACGAGGACTTATCCGAGTTCATCTATGATCTACGCCACCCGAACCAAACGTTTTTGAATAAGACCCGTCCTCCGCTTATCGAACGTAATCCAGTGATTTTCTGGAAGAGCGTTTCACTCATTCTGACAATGATCGTTTTTTTCTTATTGTTTAAGCTGACAAATAGAGGCATCTGAAATGAAAACGACACCGACACAAACCCCGTCCTCCTGCAAATCCGATTCCCAGTTGACCAAA containing:
- a CDS encoding bifunctional protein-serine/threonine kinase/phosphatase, with amino-acid sequence MPSQLKISVGQYSDKGRKEANQDFYGTCIPKEPQLSSKGVAIALADGISSSAVSQIASEAAVRSFLEDYFCTSDAWSVRKSAQRVLTAINSWLHSQTRQSQYRYDKDRGYVCTLSGMVIKSTTAHIFHVGDARIYRFRDNGLEQLTNDHRFWVSRDQSYLGRALGINPQLEIDYQALRVEEGDIFLLLTDGVYEYASPHFIINTIKEHGNDLDVAAKAIVDEAYRQGSPDNLTVQVVAISNLPGQDADEVCQQSTELPFPPILEARMVFDGYKIVREVHASSRSHVYLAVDNETGTPVAIKTPSIDLRDDQAYLDRFLMEEWIARRINSAYVLKPCAQTRKRGYLYIVTEFIDGRTLTQWMIDNPKPDLETVRGIVEQIAKGLRAFHRLEMLHQDLRPDNVMIDNTGTVKIIDFGSTQVAGLMEITTPIARSHLLGTAQYTAPEYFLGESGTTYSDMFSLGVIAYQMLSGELPYGTEVPKAMTRAAQKKLTYRSILHDEREIPAWIDDVLRKAVHPNPYRRYEDLSEFIYDLRHPNQTFLNKTRPPLIERNPVIFWKSVSLILTMIVFFLLFKLTNRGI